In Pseudobacter ginsenosidimutans, the following are encoded in one genomic region:
- a CDS encoding RNA polymerase sigma factor, giving the protein MSLPTSYHEKELLLLISQGDEQAFEQLFNQYVPLLQPYLLNMLKSEQAVEDAIQNTFIRIWLQRDKLTDVEFPRTWITRIAVNECLNMLRRKQTEKKALDKWQEIAPSQSGIETDTQFHQTRELVQQAIDKLSPQRRKIYEMSRLQGRPVSEIAEELGLSVQTVKNTLGISLELIREHLKNNGILIPAVVFWTFLGIF; this is encoded by the coding sequence TTGTCGCTGCCCACATCATATCATGAAAAAGAGCTGCTGCTGCTGATCAGTCAGGGAGATGAACAGGCTTTTGAGCAATTGTTCAATCAATACGTCCCCCTGCTGCAACCTTACCTTTTGAACATGCTGAAATCAGAGCAGGCTGTTGAAGACGCTATCCAGAATACCTTCATCCGCATCTGGCTGCAACGGGATAAACTGACCGATGTTGAATTTCCACGGACATGGATCACCCGTATCGCCGTCAATGAATGTCTCAATATGCTCCGGCGCAAACAAACGGAAAAGAAAGCGCTGGACAAATGGCAGGAAATTGCTCCCTCACAATCAGGTATCGAAACAGATACACAATTCCATCAGACCCGGGAACTGGTGCAACAGGCCATCGATAAATTATCGCCTCAAAGAAGAAAGATCTATGAAATGAGCCGTCTGCAGGGCAGACCTGTTTCCGAGATCGCAGAGGAGTTGGGCTTGTCTGTGCAGACCGTCAAGAATACGCTGGGCATCAGTCTGGAACTGATCCGCGAGCATCTGAAGAATAACGGCATCCTTATCCCTGCCGTTGTGTTCTGGACTTTTCTTGGAATTTTTTAA
- a CDS encoding MmcQ/YjbR family DNA-binding protein, with the protein MVSLKTFRQLALACPETVELPHFEKTSFRVNKKIFATLSEEKNLGMIILTPEEQYVYCKFDPLSFSPVPGKWGLKGCTHVNLKKVNKDVLKEAMDAAYEGKLSKKSK; encoded by the coding sequence ATGGTAAGTTTAAAAACTTTCCGTCAGTTGGCGCTTGCATGTCCGGAGACAGTGGAGCTGCCTCATTTCGAAAAAACATCTTTCAGGGTGAACAAGAAAATATTTGCCACGCTCTCTGAAGAGAAGAACCTGGGCATGATCATACTGACGCCTGAAGAACAATATGTGTATTGCAAATTCGACCCCCTATCTTTTTCTCCTGTTCCGGGGAAATGGGGATTGAAAGGTTGCACGCATGTGAATTTGAAGAAGGTGAATAAAGATGTTTTGAAAGAAGCGATGGATGCGGCTTATGAAGGAAAGCTAAGCAAGAAAAGTAAATGA
- a CDS encoding amidohydrolase family protein: MKRIFLFISAVLSMGALSAQETVYPAPAQTITFALTNATVHIGNGQVIENGMVVVSGGKIVDVRPNAAIADVKIYDCKGKHIYPGLILSSSNLGLVEVGSVRATVDVNELGELNPNIRSLVAYNTDSKVTNTLRTNGILLANIVPQGGLISGSSSVVQLDAWNWEDAVVSADNGIHFRMPSLLNRRGGGRGFQFAQQPAGDPVKRGLEQIESVKAFFREAKAYYAESKHEATNLKFESVKGLFDQSKKLFVHCNIVKEMLIAIDFAKEFGFNVVLVGAADSWQIADLLKQNNIAVVLNQLHDLPVMADDDVDQPFKTPSILQKAGVLFSINDDDGNTRQRNLAFNAGTAAAYGLTREQALSAITLNAATILGVADKTGSIEKGKEANIVVADGDILDMSGNVISLAFIQGRQIELTDKHKQLSDRYKHKYGIK, translated from the coding sequence ATGAAACGAATCTTTTTATTCATAAGTGCTGTGTTATCGATGGGAGCGCTCTCTGCACAGGAGACCGTGTATCCTGCGCCTGCACAGACCATTACCTTCGCCCTTACTAATGCCACGGTGCATATCGGTAACGGACAGGTGATCGAAAACGGAATGGTGGTAGTGAGCGGAGGAAAGATCGTGGATGTACGTCCCAATGCCGCCATCGCGGATGTTAAGATCTATGATTGCAAAGGCAAGCATATCTATCCCGGACTGATCCTGAGCTCTTCCAATCTCGGACTGGTGGAAGTGGGCAGCGTTCGCGCCACTGTAGATGTTAATGAGCTGGGCGAACTCAATCCCAATATCAGGAGTCTTGTAGCGTATAACACAGATTCAAAAGTGACCAACACTTTGCGCACCAATGGAATTCTTTTAGCCAATATCGTTCCGCAGGGAGGACTGATCTCCGGTTCTTCCTCAGTAGTGCAGCTCGATGCCTGGAACTGGGAAGACGCTGTTGTGTCTGCAGACAATGGTATCCATTTCAGGATGCCTTCCTTATTGAACAGAAGGGGCGGTGGCCGGGGATTCCAGTTTGCACAGCAACCTGCCGGTGATCCGGTGAAACGCGGACTGGAGCAGATCGAATCAGTGAAAGCATTCTTCCGCGAAGCAAAAGCTTATTATGCAGAAAGCAAACATGAAGCCACCAATCTGAAGTTTGAATCGGTTAAAGGATTGTTCGATCAATCCAAAAAGCTTTTCGTGCATTGCAATATTGTGAAGGAAATGCTGATCGCGATCGATTTTGCAAAAGAGTTCGGGTTCAATGTAGTATTGGTGGGCGCTGCCGATAGCTGGCAGATTGCTGACCTCCTGAAGCAGAACAATATTGCTGTTGTGCTGAACCAGTTGCATGATCTGCCGGTGATGGCCGATGATGATGTGGACCAGCCTTTCAAAACACCTTCCATTTTGCAAAAAGCCGGTGTATTGTTTTCCATTAATGATGATGATGGCAATACACGTCAGCGCAACCTGGCTTTCAATGCCGGTACTGCTGCGGCTTACGGACTAACCAGGGAGCAGGCTTTGTCTGCCATTACACTGAATGCTGCTACTATTCTTGGAGTTGCTGATAAAACAGGATCAATCGAGAAAGGGAAAGAAGCGAATATAGTTGTGGCTGATGGTGATATCCTGGACATGAGCGGCAACGTGATCAGTCTTGCTTTCATCCAGGGCAGACAAATTGAACTTACAGACAAGCACAAACAATTGTCTGATCGCTACAAACACAAATACGGTATCAAATAA
- a CDS encoding amidohydrolase family protein: MQSEITATMRVAEKFGFPVNTFTHILEGYKVADKMKAHGANASTFSDWWQYKMEVVDAIPQNASIMSKVGLNVAINSDDAEMARRLNQEAAKSIKYAGMSEIDALNMVTINPARMLHVDDKVGSIKVGKDADLVLWSHNPLTIYAVAEKTIVDGTVYFDRERDAQLRKQIQAEKTRLIAKLAAAKRTAGPAGAAQFQRARPRMELIHTCMDHFHSHGLLAIDVDNINE; encoded by the coding sequence GTGCAAAGCGAGATCACCGCTACCATGCGCGTAGCGGAGAAATTCGGTTTCCCGGTAAATACTTTTACGCATATTCTTGAAGGTTATAAAGTGGCTGACAAGATGAAAGCACATGGCGCCAATGCCAGTACTTTCTCCGACTGGTGGCAGTATAAAATGGAAGTAGTGGATGCCATCCCTCAGAATGCAAGCATCATGAGCAAGGTGGGACTGAATGTTGCCATCAACTCAGACGATGCCGAAATGGCGCGCCGCCTCAACCAGGAAGCAGCCAAGAGTATCAAGTATGCAGGAATGAGTGAGATCGATGCGCTGAATATGGTAACTATCAATCCTGCCAGGATGCTGCATGTGGATGATAAAGTGGGCTCCATCAAAGTGGGTAAAGATGCAGACCTCGTTCTCTGGAGCCATAACCCTCTCACCATTTATGCCGTTGCAGAGAAAACGATTGTAGATGGTACTGTTTATTTCGATCGCGAGCGCGATGCACAATTGCGCAAGCAGATCCAGGCTGAAAAAACAAGGCTGATCGCAAAGCTGGCTGCAGCCAAAAGAACTGCCGGACCTGCAGGCGCTGCTCAGTTCCAGCGCGCAAGGCCGAGAATGGAGCTGATCCATACCTGTATGGACCATTTCCACAGCCACGGTCTCCTGGCCATCGACGTAGACAATATCAACGAGTAA
- a CDS encoding amidohydrolase family protein, giving the protein MRKSGFYPPGKPLFLVWLICLFHVSLTAQTTWPVNGVADPRTSHYAFTNATLVRDAQTTIPNATLLIREGKIVAAGANVSIPSDATVIDCKGKFIYPSFIDIYSDYGIAIPQRPAGGFNFFGPQQLTSNQKGAFGWNQAIRADVEGDKLFNADDAKAKPLRDLGFGTVLTHSKDGIARGTGTVVTLANEKENLVMVKEKASAHYSFSKGSSTQSYPGSLMGTIALLRQTYLDAQWYKTAPVKEGVNISLKSFNETQSLPQIFEAGDKWADLRADRIAKEFGVQYIIKGGNNEYQRVSEIAATKAAFILPLNFPAPMDADDPNELRFTGLDDLKHWELAPTNPAALEKAGVTFAFTTSDLSNISDFTANLRKAIEYGLSETRALEALTKTPASLLGVYEKVGSLDVGKLANFIITSGNVFDAKTVILQNWVQGARYNVKDENWFDVKGTYQFTASNAKSFTLELKDGGTAAFIANDTLTGKYSYDGKLVKLSFTEGRGPRAVETIMSGVAHRNVWNGSGRDGAGNAFTWTASFSKEATAKPDTAKPKPAPDLGKVTYPFIGYGFETMPAQETILIRNATVWTSEKDGKLEGTDVLVKNGKIAAIGKNLSDAGARVIDGTGKHLTAGIIDEHSHIAAMSINEGGQSVTSEVRIGDNINPEDINIYRQLSGGVTTSHILHGSANTIGGQTQLIKLRWGADAEGLKFQGADPFIKFALGENVKRSSSQQNVRFPDSRMGVEQVLTDAFQRASDYQAALKAAAPAAAPAKGKKNTATPVASSTSVRRDLELDALVEIMNKNVSSPVIPMCKARSPLPCA; this is encoded by the coding sequence ATGAGAAAATCCGGGTTCTACCCACCAGGGAAACCTTTATTCCTGGTGTGGCTGATATGTTTATTCCATGTCAGTCTCACTGCACAAACCACCTGGCCTGTAAACGGCGTGGCTGATCCGAGGACCAGTCATTATGCCTTCACCAATGCAACACTCGTTCGCGACGCACAAACCACCATCCCCAATGCCACGCTGTTGATACGGGAGGGAAAGATCGTAGCGGCCGGGGCCAATGTGAGTATTCCCTCCGATGCAACAGTGATCGATTGTAAAGGGAAATTCATTTATCCCTCTTTCATCGATATCTACAGTGATTATGGCATTGCCATCCCGCAACGTCCTGCAGGCGGTTTCAATTTCTTTGGCCCGCAACAGCTCACCAGCAACCAGAAAGGAGCATTCGGCTGGAACCAGGCCATCCGCGCGGATGTGGAGGGCGACAAACTCTTCAATGCAGATGATGCAAAAGCCAAGCCACTCCGTGATCTCGGTTTCGGCACCGTGCTCACGCATTCCAAAGATGGTATCGCCCGCGGTACCGGCACTGTGGTAACACTGGCCAATGAGAAAGAGAACCTGGTAATGGTGAAGGAAAAAGCATCTGCCCATTATTCTTTCAGCAAAGGATCCAGCACACAAAGCTATCCCGGCAGTCTGATGGGCACCATCGCGCTGCTGCGCCAGACCTACCTGGATGCACAGTGGTACAAGACTGCTCCCGTGAAAGAAGGTGTGAATATCTCACTCAAATCATTCAACGAAACACAATCACTGCCACAGATCTTCGAAGCCGGCGATAAATGGGCCGATCTCCGTGCAGACCGCATCGCAAAAGAGTTCGGCGTTCAATACATCATCAAGGGCGGTAACAACGAATACCAGCGCGTAAGCGAGATCGCCGCCACCAAAGCAGCCTTCATCCTTCCCCTGAACTTCCCGGCGCCCATGGACGCGGATGATCCCAATGAGCTCCGCTTCACGGGGCTGGATGATCTCAAGCACTGGGAACTGGCGCCCACCAATCCGGCAGCGCTGGAAAAAGCAGGCGTGACTTTCGCTTTCACCACTTCCGACCTCTCCAATATTTCAGATTTCACCGCCAACCTTCGCAAAGCCATCGAATATGGTCTCAGCGAAACCAGGGCGCTGGAAGCGCTCACAAAAACTCCGGCCTCACTGTTGGGTGTATACGAAAAAGTAGGAAGCCTCGATGTCGGCAAACTCGCCAACTTCATCATCACTTCCGGAAATGTTTTCGATGCCAAAACGGTGATCCTGCAAAACTGGGTGCAGGGCGCGAGGTATAATGTGAAAGATGAGAACTGGTTTGATGTGAAAGGAACTTATCAGTTCACTGCCAGCAATGCAAAGAGTTTTACACTCGAGCTGAAAGATGGCGGCACAGCTGCTTTCATCGCTAATGATACACTCACAGGAAAATATTCTTATGATGGTAAACTGGTGAAACTCAGTTTCACTGAAGGCCGCGGACCACGCGCCGTTGAAACCATTATGAGTGGTGTTGCTCATAGAAATGTGTGGAACGGCTCCGGCAGGGATGGTGCAGGCAATGCATTCACCTGGACGGCCAGTTTCTCAAAAGAGGCCACTGCCAAACCTGATACTGCCAAACCAAAGCCTGCACCGGATCTCGGGAAAGTCACCTATCCTTTTATAGGTTATGGATTTGAGACCATGCCCGCACAGGAAACCATCCTGATCAGGAATGCCACGGTATGGACTTCTGAAAAAGATGGAAAACTGGAAGGCACTGATGTGCTGGTGAAAAATGGAAAGATCGCAGCCATCGGAAAAAATCTTTCCGATGCTGGCGCGCGCGTGATAGATGGAACAGGCAAGCATCTCACAGCCGGTATCATCGATGAACACTCACATATTGCTGCGATGAGCATCAATGAAGGCGGGCAAAGCGTTACTTCCGAAGTGCGCATCGGTGATAATATCAATCCCGAGGATATCAATATCTATCGCCAGCTTAGCGGCGGTGTTACCACTTCGCATATCCTTCACGGTTCGGCCAATACCATTGGTGGACAAACACAATTGATCAAACTGCGCTGGGGTGCGGATGCAGAAGGACTGAAGTTCCAGGGGGCTGATCCTTTCATCAAGTTTGCCCTCGGTGAGAATGTAAAACGTTCCTCTTCTCAACAGAATGTACGATTCCCCGATTCTCGTATGGGCGTTGAGCAGGTGCTCACCGATGCATTCCAGCGTGCATCTGATTACCAGGCTGCACTGAAAGCCGCTGCACCAGCTGCTGCTCCTGCAAAAGGCAAAAAAAATACAGCAACACCAGTGGCATCTTCCACTTCTGTTCGCCGCGACCTGGAGCTGGACGCATTGGTTGAGATCATGAACAAAAACGTTTCATCACCTGTCATTCCTATGTGCAAAGCGAGATCACCGCTACCATGCGCGTAG
- the deoC gene encoding deoxyribose-phosphate aldolase — translation MNIAPYIDHTMLKPVMTLEDARNLCAEATQYGFAAVCLPPPLVRNAKAFLDGSSVKTATVIGFPFGYSAAKAKVFEVQQAIEDGADELDMVINLVALKNKAWSYLEGEVKHIIEAVHKNDRILKVIIESGVLTDAEIIECCKLYGGMGVDFLKTSTGYAEKGATLEAVQLMRSHLPSSIKIKASGGIRTAQFARQLIGAGADRLGCSASVAIVKEEQGTEGY, via the coding sequence ATGAACATAGCTCCGTATATCGATCACACAATGCTGAAGCCTGTTATGACGTTGGAAGATGCGCGCAACTTGTGCGCAGAAGCCACTCAATATGGCTTTGCGGCTGTTTGCCTTCCACCGCCATTGGTGCGGAATGCAAAAGCTTTCCTGGATGGCAGTTCCGTAAAAACCGCTACAGTGATCGGTTTCCCTTTCGGTTACTCCGCAGCGAAAGCTAAGGTGTTTGAAGTGCAGCAGGCCATTGAAGACGGTGCCGATGAACTGGACATGGTGATCAACCTTGTTGCACTCAAGAACAAAGCCTGGAGCTACCTGGAAGGAGAAGTGAAACATATTATAGAAGCCGTTCATAAGAATGACCGCATTCTGAAAGTGATCATCGAGTCCGGTGTACTCACCGATGCAGAGATCATCGAGTGTTGCAAATTATATGGCGGCATGGGCGTGGATTTTTTAAAGACTTCCACCGGTTATGCAGAAAAAGGCGCCACACTGGAAGCCGTGCAACTGATGAGGTCTCACCTGCCGTCATCCATAAAGATCAAGGCTTCCGGCGGTATCCGCACGGCACAGTTCGCCCGGCAATTGATCGGAGCCGGGGCAGACAGGCTGGGATGCAGCGCCAGCGTGGCAATTGTTAAAGAAGAACAGGGCACTGAAGGCTATTAA
- a CDS encoding SPOR domain-containing protein has translation MKLIGGILILFISLNATAQTDTGTVVVHKDPRIELLVKKQIEINEFTTRNARRSAPGFRIQVVSTNDRNKAFTAKSTIYQQFPELKAYLLYQSPFYKLKVGNFLKREDAEEYLTAIKQYFPTGVYIVRDVIEVNPEKNTELE, from the coding sequence ATGAAACTGATTGGCGGCATACTGATACTGTTCATTTCATTGAACGCCACTGCACAGACCGATACCGGTACTGTGGTAGTGCATAAAGATCCGCGTATCGAATTACTGGTGAAGAAACAGATCGAGATCAATGAATTCACCACGCGCAATGCACGCAGGTCCGCGCCGGGATTCCGTATCCAGGTAGTGAGTACCAACGATCGTAACAAGGCTTTCACCGCCAAGTCCACCATCTACCAGCAATTCCCGGAACTGAAAGCATACCTGTTGTATCAAAGTCCTTTCTATAAACTCAAAGTAGGTAATTTCCTCAAGCGCGAAGACGCTGAAGAATACCTCACTGCCATCAAACAATACTTCCCTACCGGTGTATATATTGTGCGCGATGTAATTGAAGTAAACCCCGAGAAGAATACGGAACTGGAATAA
- a CDS encoding M20 metallopeptidase family protein, protein MSTLKEKIHSLAKAFAPDFISIRHHLHAHPELSYQEFETSAFIQQKLRDFGIPFSVMAETGVVGVIEGKNPGKKVIALRADIDALPIQEENDIPYKSTRPGVMHACGHDVHTTCLLGAAKILNELKNEWEGTVKLIFQPGEERNPGGASLLIKEGVLTKAPVPQAIYGLHVHPQLAIGQLSFRGGQVMASADEIYITIKGKGGHAAAPHLTADTILIASQLIVSLQQIISRNRNPLNPSVLSICSIQGGHTTNVIPSEVKLMGTFRALDEEWRFKAHELIRQQATGLVHAMGGEIDLHIDVGYPSVYNNEALNAVARNLAEDYVGKERVETTEVRMGAEDFGYYTQHIPGCFYRLGVMNVEKGITSGVHTPTFNIDESAIETGMGMMAWLGSQTTGSF, encoded by the coding sequence ATGAGTACGCTGAAAGAAAAGATCCATAGCCTGGCAAAAGCCTTTGCACCTGATTTCATTTCCATAAGGCATCACCTGCATGCACATCCTGAGCTCAGCTACCAGGAGTTTGAAACTTCAGCTTTCATCCAGCAAAAATTACGTGATTTCGGTATCCCATTCTCAGTAATGGCAGAGACCGGGGTGGTTGGTGTAATAGAAGGAAAGAATCCCGGAAAGAAAGTGATCGCGCTCCGCGCAGATATCGATGCACTTCCTATCCAGGAAGAAAATGATATTCCCTACAAATCAACACGTCCGGGCGTTATGCATGCCTGCGGCCATGATGTACATACCACCTGCCTGCTTGGTGCAGCAAAGATCCTGAATGAACTGAAGAATGAATGGGAAGGCACGGTGAAACTCATCTTCCAACCCGGCGAAGAACGCAACCCCGGTGGTGCCAGCCTTCTCATCAAAGAGGGTGTGCTCACCAAAGCGCCCGTTCCGCAAGCGATATACGGACTGCATGTGCATCCGCAACTCGCCATCGGGCAACTCAGTTTCCGCGGTGGACAGGTAATGGCCAGCGCCGATGAGATCTATATCACTATTAAAGGTAAAGGCGGTCATGCTGCTGCCCCGCACCTCACTGCCGATACTATCCTTATTGCCTCACAGCTCATCGTGAGCCTGCAACAGATCATCAGCCGGAACAGGAATCCGCTGAACCCTTCTGTACTCAGCATCTGCTCCATCCAGGGTGGACATACCACCAATGTGATCCCGAGCGAAGTAAAACTGATGGGCACTTTCCGCGCACTGGACGAAGAGTGGCGCTTCAAAGCACATGAGCTGATCAGGCAGCAGGCTACCGGTCTCGTACATGCGATGGGCGGAGAGATCGATCTGCATATCGATGTAGGCTATCCTTCTGTATACAATAACGAAGCGCTCAATGCAGTAGCCCGCAACCTGGCGGAAGATTATGTTGGCAAAGAAAGAGTGGAAACCACTGAAGTGAGAATGGGAGCCGAAGATTTCGGTTATTACACGCAGCATATCCCCGGCTGCTTCTACCGTCTGGGTGTGATGAACGTGGAAAAGGGCATCACTTCCGGAGTGCATACCCCTACTTTCAATATCGATGAGAGCGCTATCGAAACCGGTATGGGAATGATGGCCTGGCTCGGAAGCCAGACCACCGGTTCGTTCTAA
- a CDS encoding ABC transporter permease gives MASFLINTKAEFLKSRRTLAYRVAFIAGVAMPVLFMIAYILKPGAFNELASIPWEFHMKNVWQFGAAFFPMYVTILASLVVQTEYRNNTWKMVYMQPRSHADIFFSKFVVIQLLLLASLLLYNLAILATGYIANIFHSNYAFFQKAPPLEMMLRLTARMYIASLCITAIQYWFSLRFRNFITSMGLGIGLTIVAFIILQWDKVVYYPYAYPALTYFKAGQVKGLATHEWNSLAGAATALLLGFWNIARRKERG, from the coding sequence ATGGCCAGTTTTCTGATCAATACAAAAGCAGAGTTCCTGAAAAGCAGGCGTACGCTCGCTTACAGGGTAGCATTCATTGCCGGCGTTGCCATGCCGGTGCTCTTCATGATCGCTTATATCCTTAAGCCCGGAGCATTTAATGAGCTGGCCAGTATTCCCTGGGAATTCCATATGAAAAATGTCTGGCAGTTTGGCGCTGCCTTCTTCCCGATGTATGTGACCATTCTCGCGAGCCTTGTTGTGCAGACGGAGTACCGGAACAATACCTGGAAGATGGTGTACATGCAGCCGCGCAGCCATGCAGATATTTTCTTTTCAAAATTCGTGGTGATCCAGTTGTTGCTGCTTGCTTCATTGCTGCTCTACAACCTGGCAATTCTGGCCACAGGCTATATCGCGAATATTTTCCATTCCAATTATGCTTTTTTCCAAAAAGCGCCGCCGCTGGAAATGATGCTGCGATTAACAGCGAGAATGTACATCGCATCACTCTGTATCACAGCCATTCAATACTGGTTCAGTCTTCGTTTCAGGAATTTTATCACCAGCATGGGGCTGGGCATCGGGCTTACCATTGTTGCCTTCATCATTTTGCAATGGGATAAAGTGGTGTATTACCCTTATGCCTACCCGGCGCTGACTTATTTCAAGGCAGGACAGGTAAAAGGCCTGGCCACGCACGAATGGAATTCGCTGGCAGGTGCGGCAACGGCATTGTTGCTCGGCTTCTGGAATATTGCAAGAAGAAAGGAACGCGGATAA
- a CDS encoding ABC transporter ATP-binding protein, which yields MQNILVETQRLDYTFRSGQPILRQLNLQVPEGSIYGFLGPNGAGKTTSLRLILGLLKNQKGNIKIFGESIATHRIPVMKRIGALIESPSIYLHLTGKENLELFRLSSGSPRNRIGEVLRIVGLTDAAGKKAGAYSLGMKQRLAIAVALLNDPELLVLDEPTNGLDPSGIIETRELIKSLNKEQGKTILVSSHLLTEMEKMATHIGIIHKGALLFQGSMQELQRLQANKALITVEVSDAKKAAALLSEFPVQQVNGTQFSVSFESRERTAQLNKALVQQGIDVYQVSVAQHDLENLFVQITNQ from the coding sequence ATGCAAAACATTCTTGTTGAAACCCAGCGACTGGACTACACGTTCCGGTCCGGACAACCCATCCTCCGCCAGTTGAACCTGCAGGTGCCTGAAGGCAGTATCTACGGCTTTCTCGGCCCGAACGGAGCGGGAAAGACCACCTCGCTCAGGCTGATCCTGGGCTTACTGAAAAATCAAAAAGGCAACATAAAGATCTTCGGGGAAAGTATAGCCACCCATCGGATCCCTGTCATGAAGCGGATCGGAGCGTTGATAGAATCGCCCTCCATCTACCTTCATCTTACCGGAAAGGAGAACCTGGAACTGTTCCGCCTCAGTTCCGGCAGCCCGCGAAACCGCATCGGTGAGGTCCTGCGCATCGTAGGCCTCACCGATGCCGCAGGCAAAAAAGCCGGCGCTTACTCGCTCGGTATGAAACAGCGATTAGCCATTGCCGTTGCCCTGTTGAACGATCCCGAACTGCTGGTGCTGGACGAGCCCACCAATGGCCTCGATCCCAGCGGCATCATCGAAACCCGGGAACTCATTAAATCATTGAACAAGGAACAGGGCAAGACCATTCTTGTGAGTAGCCATCTGTTGACTGAGATGGAAAAGATGGCCACGCATATCGGCATCATTCACAAGGGTGCATTGTTATTCCAGGGATCGATGCAGGAACTGCAACGCCTGCAGGCCAACAAAGCCCTGATCACTGTGGAAGTGAGCGATGCAAAGAAAGCTGCCGCCCTCTTGTCTGAATTCCCCGTACAGCAGGTGAACGGCACGCAGTTCTCCGTGAGCTTCGAAAGCAGGGAGCGTACTGCACAACTCAATAAAGCGCTGGTGCAGCAGGGCATTGATGTGTACCAGGTATCTGTGGCGCAGCACGATCTTGAAAACCTTTTCGTTCAAATCACCAATCAATAG
- a CDS encoding GntR family transcriptional regulator encodes MQFRESQAIYLQIADYVCERILLKEWKPGERVPSVRELAVQLEVNPNTVMRSYDFLQQQEIIQNQRGIGYFVAPEALQQALHYRKDAFLEKELPQVFRNMYLLGMNTEELKPRFDHYKKQHFA; translated from the coding sequence ATGCAATTCCGAGAATCACAAGCTATATACCTCCAGATTGCGGACTACGTTTGCGAACGTATCCTGCTGAAGGAATGGAAACCCGGCGAGCGGGTGCCATCCGTGCGCGAACTGGCCGTGCAACTGGAAGTGAATCCCAATACTGTCATGCGCAGCTACGATTTCCTGCAGCAGCAGGAGATCATTCAGAACCAGCGGGGCATCGGCTATTTTGTTGCGCCGGAAGCATTGCAACAGGCGCTCCATTACCGGAAAGATGCTTTCCTGGAAAAAGAACTGCCGCAGGTATTCCGCAATATGTACCTCCTGGGTATGAATACGGAAGAACTGAAACCCCGTTTTGATCATTACAAGAAACAACACTTCGCATGA
- a CDS encoding ABC transporter ATP-binding protein encodes MIKVQNLHFSYRKRKVFSGLDLQLQSGHIYGLLGKNGTGKSTLLRNIAGLLFPDQGSIDVLGFDPGKRIPAFLQEVFMVPEEFYLSDVPLKHLLKYHAPFYPRFSVEQFNKYVQEFEIPTDSSLHNMSYGQKKKVLISFGLASNASVLLMDEPTNGLDIMSKSQFRRVMAGALDENKCMVISTHQVKDLESLIDRITIIDEGRILFDQTIEDISRKLQFSVSFDPEEVKRAIYAESALRGHSVILKNDGEEESRLDLELLYKAIILNREQVQQAFAA; translated from the coding sequence ATGATCAAGGTCCAAAATCTGCATTTCTCCTACCGGAAACGGAAAGTGTTTTCCGGACTCGACCTTCAATTGCAGTCCGGCCATATTTACGGATTGCTGGGTAAGAACGGAACAGGCAAAAGCACTTTGCTTCGCAATATTGCAGGGTTACTATTTCCTGACCAGGGCTCGATAGATGTACTTGGTTTCGATCCCGGCAAAAGGATCCCGGCGTTCTTACAGGAAGTATTCATGGTTCCCGAAGAATTCTATCTCAGTGATGTTCCGCTGAAGCATTTATTGAAATACCATGCTCCATTTTATCCCCGCTTCAGTGTGGAGCAGTTCAATAAATATGTGCAGGAGTTCGAAATACCAACAGACAGCAGCCTGCACAATATGAGTTATGGACAGAAGAAGAAAGTGCTGATCAGTTTCGGTCTTGCTTCCAATGCCTCTGTTCTGTTGATGGACGAACCCACCAATGGTTTGGACATCATGAGCAAGAGCCAGTTCCGCAGAGTGATGGCCGGCGCGCTGGATGAGAACAAATGCATGGTGATCAGCACACACCAGGTGAAAGACCTGGAAAGCCTGATAGACCGCATCACCATCATCGACGAAGGCCGTATCCTGTTTGATCAGACCATTGAGGACATCAGCCGTAAGCTCCAGTTCTCCGTGAGCTTCGATCCTGAAGAAGTGAAACGCGCTATCTATGCTGAATCCGCTTTGCGCGGGCATTCCGTGATCCTGAAAAATGACGGGGAAGAAGAGAGCAGGCTGGATCTGGAATTATTGTATAAAGCGATTATCCTTAACCGTGAGCAGGTACAGCAGGCATTCGCCGCCTGA